One stretch of Juglans microcarpa x Juglans regia isolate MS1-56 chromosome 3D, Jm3101_v1.0, whole genome shotgun sequence DNA includes these proteins:
- the LOC121255968 gene encoding uncharacterized protein LOC121255968, translating into MAHQFYELTFSSVFITIAVLFTVCSVPTVRSDDHSSVLQLHSQDNGKNDADLCGGVSVPASCPINCFRADPVCGVDGVTYWCGCPDALCAGVKVAKLGFCEVGNGGPGPLSGQALLLVHIVWLIVLGFSVLFGLF; encoded by the coding sequence ATGGCCCACCAATTCTACGAACTTACATTCTCTTCCGTCTTCATCACGATCGCCGTACTCTTCACCGTCTGCTCCGTCCCTACCGTCCGATCTGATGACCACTCCTCTGTCCTCCAACTACATTCCCAAGACAACGGCAAGAACGACGCTGATCTCTGCGGCGGGGTTTCCGTGCCAGCCTCCTGCCCCATCAACTGCTTCCGCGCTGACCCAGTCTGTGGCGTCGACGGCGTCACCTACTGGTGCGGCTGCCCCGACGCTCTCTGCGCCGGCGTCAAGGTCGCCAAGCTGGGGTTCTGCGAGGTCGGCAACGGTGGGCCGGGCCCTCTCTCCGGTCAGGCCCTCCTTCTCGTCCATATTGTCTGGCTCATCGTGCTCGGTTTCTCCGTTTTGTTCGGTCTTTTCTGA